A window from Eubalaena glacialis isolate mEubGla1 chromosome 1, mEubGla1.1.hap2.+ XY, whole genome shotgun sequence encodes these proteins:
- the LOC133093163 gene encoding LOW QUALITY PROTEIN: gamma-aminobutyric acid receptor subunit alpha-5-like (The sequence of the model RefSeq protein was modified relative to this genomic sequence to represent the inferred CDS: deleted 1 base in 1 codon; substituted 1 base at 1 genomic stop codon), translated as MDNGMFSSFIMIKNLLLFCISMNLASHFGFSQMPTSSVKDETNDNIKIFTRVLDGLLDGYDNRLRPGLGECITQVRTDIYVTSFGPLPDTEMECTIDVFFXQSWKDERLRFKGLMQRLPLNNLLASKIWTPDTFFHNGKKFIAHNMTTPNKLLRLEDDATLLYTMRLTISAECPMQLEDFPMDAHACPLKFGSYAYPNSEVVYVWTNGTTKSVVVAEDGSRLNQYHLMGQTVGTEKNISTSTGEYTIMTAHFHLKRKIGYFVIQTYLPCVMTVILSQVSFWLNRESFPARTVFGLTTVLTMTTLSISARNSLPKVAYATAMDWFIAVCYAFVFSALIEFATVNYFTKRGWAWDGKKALEAAKIKKKECELTLNKSTNAYTTGKMTHPPNIAKEQTPAGTSNASSASVKPEDKTSENKKTYNSISKINKMSRIIFQVLFGTFNLVYWATYLNREPVIKGATSPK; from the exons ATGGACAATGGAATGTTCTCTAGCTTTATCATGATCAAAAACCTCCTTCTGTTTTGTATTTCCATGAACTTAGCCAGTCACTTTGGCTTTTCACAAATGCCAACCAGTTCTGTAAAAGATGAAACCAATGACAACATCAAAATATTCACCAGGGTCTTGGATGGGCTCCTGGATGGCTACGACAACAGACTGAGGCCTGGGCTCGGAGAGTGTATCACTCAGGTGAGAACGGACATCTACGTCACCAGCTTCGGCCCGTTGCCTGACACGGAAATGGAATGCACCATAGACGTGTTTTTCTGACAAAGCTGGAAAGACGAAAGGCTTCGGTTTAAAGGTCTCATGCAGCGCCTGCCTCTCAACAACCTCCTTGCCAGCAAAATCTGGACTCCAGACACCTTCTTCCACAATGGGAAGAAGTTCATCGCCCACAACATGACCACGCCCAACAAGCTGCTGCGGCTGGAGGATGATGCCACCCTGCTGTACACCATGCGCTTGACCATCTCGGCAGAGTGCCCAATGCAACTTGAAGACTTCCCGATGGATGCCCATGCCTGCCCTCTGAAATTTGGCAGCTATGCATATCCTAATTCCGAAGTTGTCTATGTCTGGACCAACGGCACAACCAAGTCGGTGGTGGTGGCAGAAGATGGCTCCAGGCTGAACCAATACCACCTGATGGGGCAGACAGTGGGCACAGAGAAGAACATCAGCACCAGCACAGGTGAATACACAATCATGACGGCTCATTTCCATCTGAAGAGGAAGATCGGGTACTTTGTCATCCAGACCTATCTCCCCTGCGTAATGACTGTGATCTTGTCGCAAGTGTCCTTTTGGCTGAACCGAGAATCATTCCCAGCCAGGACAGTGTTTGGGTTGACCACGGTGCTGACCATGACAACCCTCAGCATCAGTGCCCGGAACTCTCTGCCCAAAGTGGCTTATGCGACAGCCATGGACTGGTTCATAGCCGTGTGCTACGCTTTTGTGTTCTCTGCGCTGATCGAGTTTGCCACCGTCAACTATTTCACAAAGAGAGGCTGGGCCTGGGATGGCAAAAAAGCCTTGGAAGCAGCCAAGATCAAGAAAAAGGAGTGTGAACTTACActaaataaatcaacaaatgCTTATACTACTGGGAAGATGACCCACCCCCCT AACATCGCAAAGGAGCAGACCCCTGCAGGGACCTCAAATGCCTCTTCAGCCTCAGTAAAACCTGAAGACAAGACTTCTGAAAACAAAAAGACTTACAACAGCATCAGCAAGATCAACAAAATGTCCCGAATTATATTCCAAGTCCTGTTTGGCACTTTCAACCTAGTTTACTGGGCAACATATTTGAATAGGGAGCCAGTGATTAAAGGGGCTACCTCTCCAAAATGA